A stretch of Microbacterium sp. LWH3-1.2 DNA encodes these proteins:
- a CDS encoding glycoside hydrolase family 65 protein → MIDRDRFPVDPWRLVETSFQLDDTGVTETLFAVGNGYLGLRGNQPEGRHAHEHGTFINGFHETFPIRHAEQAYGFAEVGQTIINAPDAKVMRVYVDDEPLSLDVADVREYERTLDMRDGVQRRHILWVTPSGKEVRIDYERLVSFEEKHLAVMTVDVTVLNADAPVTVSCQILNRQDGEDVYGGTPTAPRMAGFDPRKTEKLHERVLQPQEYWQDKLRAALSYRVTDSGMTIAVVADHLVETANEYTSRTLIEPDIAKNVFRVNAKAGVPTRVTKLVSYHTSRGVPARELVDRCRRTLDRALGESVDAIRAQQRAWLDAFWERSDVRIGGHDDLQQATRWCLFQLAQASARADGQGVPAKGMTGSGYSGHYFWDTEIYVLPFLAYTTPLWARNALRMRYLMLPAARRRAFQLNEAGALFPWRTINGEEASAYYAAGTAQYHINADVSYALAKYVRATGDDEFLFREGVDIAVETARLWATLGFWRSSDGVVDGEGDTFHIHGVTGPDEYTTVVNDNLFTNVMARFNLRFAARTIREMAEADGEVYRQMVDRLALEPGEPEAWERSAEAMHIPFSPSLGIHPQDHVFLEREIWDLENTPPDKRPLLLHFHPLVIYRYQVLKQADVVLALFLQGNHFSDEDKLADFEYYDPLTTGDSTLSAVVQSILAAEVGYQDLALEYFRQSIFVDLGDLHHNAADGVHVASAGGVWTALVSGFGGMRDHFGELSFDPRLPASWPSLEFVLHWHGTRLVVTVTRGELRVRATEGDPVGFSVRGVGYVVGAGEEVVAPLAGQGPVIPGRPSLRELGDARREDGSLLSASVPTVTSTIPIIVGAADVEHGADV, encoded by the coding sequence ATGATCGATCGCGACCGGTTCCCCGTCGACCCGTGGCGCCTCGTCGAGACGTCGTTCCAGCTCGACGACACCGGCGTCACCGAGACGCTGTTCGCCGTGGGAAACGGCTACCTGGGCCTGCGCGGCAACCAGCCCGAGGGACGCCACGCACACGAGCACGGCACGTTCATCAACGGGTTCCATGAGACGTTCCCGATCCGTCACGCCGAGCAGGCCTACGGTTTCGCCGAGGTCGGCCAGACGATCATCAACGCCCCCGACGCCAAGGTCATGCGGGTCTACGTCGACGACGAGCCGCTGTCGCTCGACGTCGCCGACGTCCGCGAATACGAGCGGACGCTCGACATGCGCGACGGCGTGCAGCGCCGGCACATCCTGTGGGTCACACCGTCGGGCAAGGAGGTGCGGATCGACTACGAGCGGCTGGTGTCGTTCGAGGAGAAGCACCTCGCCGTCATGACGGTGGATGTCACCGTGCTCAACGCCGACGCGCCCGTCACCGTGAGCTGCCAGATCCTCAACCGCCAGGACGGCGAAGACGTCTACGGCGGCACGCCCACGGCTCCGCGCATGGCCGGCTTCGACCCGCGCAAGACGGAGAAGCTGCACGAGCGCGTGCTGCAGCCGCAGGAGTACTGGCAGGACAAGCTGCGCGCCGCCCTGTCGTACCGCGTCACCGACTCGGGCATGACGATCGCCGTCGTCGCCGACCACCTGGTCGAGACGGCGAACGAGTACACCTCGCGCACGCTGATCGAGCCCGACATCGCGAAGAACGTGTTCCGGGTGAACGCGAAGGCCGGCGTGCCGACCCGCGTCACGAAGCTCGTGAGCTATCACACGTCGCGCGGCGTACCCGCGCGGGAGCTCGTCGACCGCTGCCGCCGAACGCTCGACCGTGCGCTCGGCGAGAGCGTGGACGCGATCCGCGCGCAGCAGCGCGCGTGGCTCGACGCGTTCTGGGAGCGCTCGGACGTGCGCATCGGCGGCCACGACGACCTCCAGCAGGCGACGCGCTGGTGCCTGTTCCAGCTCGCGCAGGCGTCGGCGCGCGCCGATGGCCAGGGCGTGCCCGCGAAGGGCATGACCGGCTCGGGGTACTCCGGACACTACTTCTGGGACACCGAGATCTACGTGCTCCCGTTCCTCGCGTACACGACGCCGCTGTGGGCGCGCAATGCGCTGCGCATGCGGTACCTGATGCTGCCCGCCGCCCGGCGCCGGGCCTTCCAGCTCAACGAGGCCGGCGCGCTCTTCCCGTGGCGGACGATCAACGGCGAAGAGGCATCCGCGTACTACGCCGCCGGCACCGCGCAGTATCACATCAACGCCGACGTCAGCTACGCCCTCGCGAAGTATGTGCGTGCGACGGGCGATGACGAGTTCCTCTTCCGCGAGGGCGTCGACATCGCCGTCGAGACGGCGCGCCTGTGGGCGACGCTGGGCTTCTGGCGCTCGAGCGACGGCGTGGTCGACGGCGAGGGCGACACGTTCCACATCCACGGCGTCACGGGGCCCGACGAGTACACCACCGTCGTCAACGACAACCTCTTCACGAACGTCATGGCGCGGTTCAACCTCCGCTTCGCCGCCCGCACGATCCGGGAGATGGCCGAGGCCGACGGCGAGGTCTACCGCCAGATGGTCGACCGCCTCGCCCTGGAGCCGGGCGAGCCCGAGGCGTGGGAGCGGTCCGCCGAGGCCATGCACATCCCGTTCAGCCCGAGCCTGGGCATCCATCCGCAGGATCACGTGTTCCTCGAGCGCGAGATCTGGGACCTCGAGAACACTCCGCCCGACAAGCGACCCCTTCTGCTGCATTTCCACCCGCTGGTGATCTACCGGTACCAGGTTCTCAAGCAGGCTGACGTCGTGCTCGCGCTGTTCCTGCAGGGCAACCACTTCTCCGACGAGGACAAGCTCGCCGACTTCGAGTACTACGACCCGCTGACCACGGGCGACTCGACGCTGTCGGCGGTCGTGCAGTCGATCCTCGCCGCCGAGGTCGGCTACCAGGACCTCGCGCTCGAGTACTTCCGGCAGTCGATCTTCGTCGACCTCGGTGACCTGCACCACAACGCCGCCGACGGTGTGCATGTGGCGTCGGCCGGTGGCGTGTGGACCGCGCTGGTCTCCGGTTTCGGCGGCATGCGCGACCACTTCGGCGAGCTGTCATTCGACCCGCGGCTTCCCGCCTCGTGGCCATCCCTCGAGTTCGTGCTGCACTGGCACGGCACGCGCCTGGTCGTCACGGTCACCCGTGGCGAACTTCGCGTGCGGGCCACGGAGGGCGACCCCGTCGGCTTCAGCGTGCGGGGCGTGGGCTACGTGGTCGGTGCGGGCGAAGAGGTGGTGGCACCGCTCGCCGGGCAGGGGCCGGTCATCCCGGGCCGGCCGTCGCTGCGCGAGCTCGGCGACGCGCGCCGCGAGGACGGCTCACTGCTGTCGGCGTCGGTGCCCACCGTCACCTCGACGATCCCGATCATCGTGGGAGCCGCCGACGTCGAGCACGGCGCCGACGTCTAG